One window of Terriglobia bacterium genomic DNA carries:
- a CDS encoding biopolymer transporter ExbD has protein sequence MGMAVGGKGGLQSDINVTPLVDVVLVLLIIFMVMTPLSQRGYDVQIPRETTQITPPDPTITQVIMGISESDCPILHAVGNAGLPPGCVVKINKEPVRADALKSKMEEIFKNRKASDKILFVAAQEKLNYEGIMQILDIAKSGVEGLKMAVVTDEKLALGQE, from the coding sequence ATGGGAATGGCGGTAGGCGGCAAGGGTGGGCTCCAATCGGACATCAACGTGACGCCCCTCGTGGACGTCGTGCTGGTGCTCCTCATCATCTTCATGGTCATGACCCCGCTTTCCCAGCGGGGGTACGACGTGCAGATCCCGCGGGAGACGACGCAGATCACCCCGCCGGACCCCACGATCACGCAGGTCATCATGGGCATCTCGGAGAGCGATTGCCCCATCCTCCATGCCGTGGGCAATGCAGGGCTCCCGCCCGGCTGCGTGGTCAAGATCAACAAGGAGCCCGTCCGCGCGGACGCGCTCAAGTCGAAGATGGAAGAGATCTTCAAGAACCGGAAAGCGTCCGACAAGATCCTCTTCGTCGCCGCACAGGAGAAGCTCAACTACGAGGGGATCATGCAGATCCTCGACATCGCGAAGAGCGGCGTCGAAGGGCTCAAGATGGCCGTCGTGACCGACGAGAAGCTCGCTCTGGGACAGGAATGA
- a CDS encoding biopolymer transporter ExbD translates to MTPLVDVVLVLLIIFMVVTPMLQKGQAVRLPQTDNPDKKADEKSQIMVAESEGKDFWVDKVKCTEAQFPQTIKEAFDRNQNYSVLFKADAHLTYGDVKKTMMRIRDAGFNNVGLVTEKRQKTS, encoded by the coding sequence GTGACGCCCCTCGTGGACGTCGTGCTGGTCCTCCTGATCATCTTCATGGTCGTGACCCCGATGCTCCAGAAGGGTCAGGCCGTGAGGCTGCCTCAGACCGACAACCCCGACAAGAAGGCGGACGAGAAGAGCCAGATCATGGTGGCGGAGTCCGAGGGGAAGGACTTCTGGGTCGACAAGGTGAAGTGCACGGAGGCCCAGTTCCCGCAGACCATCAAGGAGGCCTTCGATCGCAATCAGAACTACAGCGTCCTCTTCAAGGCGGACGCCCATTTGACGTACGGCGACGTCAAGAAGACCATGATGAGGATCCGGGACGCCGGCTTCAACAACGTGGGCCTCGTCACGGAAAAACGACAGAAGACCTCGTAG
- a CDS encoding MotA/TolQ/ExbB proton channel family protein, with the protein MSLTQMFAESGWVARTVIIFLLILSVYSIAVMIEKFMTYRAAKKQSIEFLPILVKCLKDNNLQGAVEKSKQYGKSHIARVVSAGLLEFLNQKSEVAASFDVVGAVTRALERETAITSAEMKKGLGGLATIGSTAPFIGLFGTVFGIINAFTGMAQSGSGGLAAVSAGIAEALITTAFGLLVAIPAVMAFNYFTNRLERFQIEMTNSSAELIDFFLKRHGASYGAH; encoded by the coding sequence ATGTCCTTGACCCAGATGTTCGCCGAATCGGGTTGGGTGGCGAGAACGGTGATCATTTTCCTCCTGATCCTCTCGGTCTACTCCATCGCCGTCATGATCGAGAAGTTCATGACGTACCGGGCCGCCAAGAAGCAGTCGATCGAGTTCCTCCCGATCCTCGTGAAGTGCCTGAAGGACAACAACCTCCAGGGCGCCGTGGAAAAGTCGAAGCAGTACGGCAAGTCCCACATCGCGAGGGTGGTCTCGGCCGGTCTGCTGGAGTTCCTGAACCAGAAGTCCGAGGTCGCCGCGAGCTTCGACGTCGTCGGCGCCGTGACGCGCGCCCTCGAGCGGGAGACCGCGATCACCTCGGCCGAGATGAAGAAGGGGCTCGGCGGCCTGGCGACCATCGGCTCCACCGCCCCGTTCATCGGCCTCTTCGGCACCGTGTTCGGCATCATCAACGCGTTCACCGGCATGGCGCAGAGCGGCTCCGGCGGCCTCGCGGCGGTGTCCGCCGGTATCGCCGAGGCGCTGATCACGACGGCGTTCGGCCTCCTCGTCGCGATCCCCGCGGTGATGGCGTTCAACTACTTCACCAACCGTCTCGAGCGGTTCCAGATCGAGATGACGAACTCGTCCGCCGAGCTCATCGACTTCTTCCTCAAGAGGCACGGGGCGTCCTATGGTGCCCATTAA
- a CDS encoding energy transducer TonB, with translation MFEGMIESRKGSGDKQSPWAFPVALGLHVILIGAIIGASYIIVEAVQDPDLMITFTGAVPPPPPPPPPPPPPKRQVTPQTVKPVEVKPIIPNEIVQPTVVPKEVPKAPSAPESDGIDGGVDGGVEGGVEGGVVGGVVGGVLGGTIGGVLGGAEGGSTEPVPLAPDMDPPERILKVDPVYPEMARKARIQGRVVLQAIINEEGDVEGVTVLKANPMLEQAAIDAVKKWKYKPARQNGRPVKIYFTIQVEFTLN, from the coding sequence ATGTTCGAAGGAATGATCGAAAGCCGGAAGGGGTCGGGTGACAAGCAGAGCCCGTGGGCGTTTCCGGTCGCTCTCGGCCTGCACGTCATCCTGATCGGGGCGATCATCGGCGCGTCCTACATCATCGTCGAGGCGGTGCAGGACCCCGACCTGATGATCACGTTCACGGGGGCCGTGCCTCCGCCGCCCCCGCCTCCGCCGCCCCCGCCTCCGCCGAAGCGGCAGGTCACGCCGCAGACCGTCAAGCCGGTCGAGGTGAAGCCGATCATCCCCAATGAGATCGTCCAGCCGACCGTGGTGCCCAAGGAGGTTCCGAAGGCCCCCTCGGCGCCCGAGTCCGACGGGATCGACGGCGGCGTGGACGGCGGGGTCGAAGGCGGCGTCGAGGGTGGCGTGGTCGGCGGGGTCGTCGGCGGCGTCCTCGGCGGAACGATCGGAGGGGTCCTGGGCGGCGCCGAGGGCGGCAGCACCGAGCCGGTCCCGCTGGCGCCGGACATGGATCCGCCGGAGAGGATCCTGAAGGTCGATCCGGTCTACCCGGAGATGGCGCGCAAGGCGCGCATCCAGGGGCGGGTCGTGCTGCAGGCGATCATCAACGAGGAGGGGGACGTCGAGGGGGTGACCGTACTGAAGGCCAACCCCATGCTCGAGCAGGCGGCGATCGACGCGGTCAAGAAGTGGAAGTACAAGCCGGCGCGCCAGAACGGTCGTCCGGTGAAGATCTATTTCACGATCCAGGTCGAGTTTACGCTCAACTGA
- a CDS encoding amino acid permease, giving the protein MATSVRGIFRKKGLDDILASAEGGSVHLRRALGPVHVTLLGIGAIIGAGIFATIGTAAAGDAARPGAGPSLILSFAITATVCAFTALCYAEFASMVPISGSAYTYAYSTLGEVVAWIIGWDLIIEYAVGNVAVAISWANYFRTLLEGFGIHLPLWLCTDFRTAAHIPGLYAGAPHVLGVPVVFNLVAFGIVALITVVLVWGIRESAKFNAVMVGIKLLVLLFFIGVALYFVPPARMAESWVPFQPAGWGGTLAGAAIVFFAYIGFDAVSTVAEETRNPSRDLPIGILASLVICTVLYVAVAAVFTGLVPYPDLIRRLSVEQAEPLTMALQHVAPSAVWASTIVAFGSVVAHTAVLLVFQLGQPRIFFSIARDGLLPPVFATVHPRFRTPHVTTILTGVLVGSVAAFASIDEMVDLTNIGTLFAFVLVCLGIPILRFRDPSRHRPFRVPLGPLLFPSLGVASCLALMVYLPPASWWRFVGWLTLGLSIYTSYGWAHSAVGRRDGRPARTPWPMQVGALGFLAAAVGLFAMPHGLGVSGIVTAAAHPLAEAHGRALLGVLLAGGGGAAGLAGSLAGLRGVGR; this is encoded by the coding sequence ATGGCGACCTCCGTCCGCGGGATCTTCCGGAAGAAGGGGCTGGATGACATCCTCGCGTCCGCGGAGGGCGGGTCGGTCCACCTGAGGCGGGCGCTGGGCCCGGTCCACGTCACGCTGCTCGGCATCGGCGCGATCATCGGGGCCGGGATCTTCGCGACCATCGGGACCGCCGCGGCCGGGGACGCGGCCCGGCCCGGCGCGGGCCCGTCGCTCATTCTCTCGTTCGCCATCACCGCGACGGTGTGCGCGTTCACGGCGCTCTGCTACGCGGAGTTCGCCTCGATGGTCCCGATCTCCGGCTCCGCGTACACGTACGCGTACTCGACCCTCGGCGAGGTGGTGGCCTGGATCATCGGCTGGGACCTGATCATCGAGTACGCGGTGGGGAACGTGGCGGTGGCCATCTCGTGGGCCAACTACTTCCGGACGCTGCTCGAGGGGTTCGGGATCCACCTCCCCCTCTGGCTGTGCACCGACTTCAGGACCGCGGCCCACATCCCCGGACTCTACGCGGGCGCTCCCCACGTCCTCGGCGTCCCGGTGGTATTCAATCTGGTGGCGTTCGGGATCGTGGCGCTGATCACCGTCGTCCTCGTCTGGGGCATAAGGGAATCGGCGAAGTTCAACGCGGTGATGGTCGGCATCAAGCTCCTCGTGCTCCTGTTCTTCATCGGCGTGGCGCTCTACTTCGTTCCTCCCGCGCGGATGGCGGAGAGCTGGGTTCCGTTCCAGCCCGCGGGCTGGGGTGGGACCCTCGCCGGCGCCGCCATCGTGTTCTTCGCCTACATCGGCTTCGACGCGGTCTCCACGGTGGCCGAGGAGACACGGAATCCTAGCCGCGACCTTCCCATCGGCATCCTGGCGTCGCTCGTGATCTGCACCGTCCTCTACGTCGCGGTGGCGGCGGTGTTCACCGGGCTCGTGCCGTACCCCGACCTCATCCGGCGCCTGTCGGTGGAGCAGGCGGAGCCGCTCACGATGGCGCTGCAGCACGTGGCCCCGTCCGCCGTGTGGGCCAGCACGATCGTGGCGTTCGGCTCGGTCGTCGCGCACACCGCCGTCCTGCTCGTCTTCCAGCTCGGCCAGCCCCGGATCTTCTTCTCGATCGCCAGGGACGGCCTGCTCCCTCCGGTGTTCGCCACGGTGCACCCCAGGTTCCGGACCCCGCACGTCACCACGATCCTCACCGGCGTGCTCGTGGGGAGCGTGGCGGCGTTCGCGAGCATCGACGAGATGGTGGACCTGACGAACATCGGGACCCTCTTCGCGTTCGTCCTCGTCTGCCTCGGGATCCCGATCCTCCGGTTCCGCGACCCGTCGCGCCATCGGCCGTTCCGGGTCCCGCTCGGCCCCCTTCTCTTTCCCTCCCTCGGCGTCGCGTCCTGCCTCGCGCTGATGGTGTACCTCCCGCCGGCGTCCTGGTGGCGATTCGTCGGATGGCTCACGCTGGGCCTCTCGATCTACACGTCGTACGGGTGGGCGCACAGCGCGGTGGGACGGCGGGACGGCCGGCCCGCGCGGACGCCGTGGCCCATGCAGGTCGGCGCCCTGGGGTTCCTCGCCGCCGCCGTCGGCCTCTTCGCGATGCCCCACGGGCTCGGGGTGTCCGGCATCGTGACCGCCGCCGCCCATCCGCTGGCCGAGGCGCACGGGCGCGCGCTCCTCGGCGTGCTCCTGGCGGGAGGGGGGGGCGCCGCGGGCCTGGCGGGCTCGCTGGCGGGCCTCCGCGGCGTGGGACGGTGA
- a CDS encoding CoA pyrophosphatase, which yields MDLADAERRLAKALAGPLPGEVAHALLASSPRRGWRPGEVPGASRAAAGLVLLYPDGRGAAGLVLTLRPESLARHGGQVSLPGGAVEPGESVEDAALREAREEIGADPGAIRLLGRLTPLHVPVSGFVIHPVAAVAMARFRMHRSCGEVEAILEAPLRDLLDPSSLGVEHRILEGRDYRVPFFFLEGHKVWGATAMVLAELASLLRDTGGRP from the coding sequence ATGGACCTGGCCGACGCCGAGCGGCGCCTCGCGAAGGCCCTCGCGGGCCCCCTCCCGGGGGAGGTGGCCCACGCGCTCCTGGCGTCGAGCCCGCGGAGAGGATGGCGGCCGGGGGAGGTGCCGGGAGCCTCGCGGGCGGCGGCGGGGCTCGTGCTCCTCTATCCGGACGGTCGCGGCGCGGCCGGCCTCGTCCTGACGCTGCGCCCGGAGAGCCTCGCGCGTCACGGTGGGCAGGTGTCGTTGCCCGGTGGCGCCGTGGAGCCCGGCGAGTCGGTGGAGGACGCCGCGCTCCGCGAGGCCCGAGAGGAGATCGGGGCGGACCCCGGCGCGATCCGCCTGCTCGGCCGCCTCACGCCGCTCCACGTTCCCGTCAGCGGGTTCGTGATCCATCCCGTGGCCGCGGTCGCGATGGCTCGCTTTCGAATGCACCGGTCCTGCGGCGAGGTCGAGGCGATCCTCGAGGCGCCGCTCCGCGACCTCCTCGATCCGTCGAGCCTCGGGGTGGAGCACCGCATCCTCGAGGGGCGGGATTACCGGGTCCCGTTCTTCTTCCTCGAGGGGCACAAGGTGTGGGGGGCGACCGCGATGGTCCTCGCGGAGCTCGCGTCGCTGCTCCGGGACACCGGGGGGCGTCCGTAG
- a CDS encoding 2-oxoacid:acceptor oxidoreductase family protein, giving the protein MSITPAFSCPDTFYDSFERKDGDKGSTHYCPGCGHGHVHKYIAEALHDFGVKDRTVLVNPVGCSVFAYYYFDVGNIQVPHGRCPAAATGVKRAHPDAIVLGYQGDGDLAAIGGNEIMQAANRGENITIFFVNNAIYGMTGGQMAPTTPVDMRTTTSPLGRHVQNEGFPIKVCELLNALTAPYYLERVAVGDNKNNTRARKAIRKAIGNQIENKGFSLVEILSPCPTGWKMQPVDAAAWTIASMTQVFPLGVVRDGHDHDLGHPRYRQATPLEKIPEILGIKGDGQEPALPDRGRSIEEQRIKIAGFGGQGVLLMGVVVAQAGMLSGRHVSWMPSYGPEMRGGTAYASVTVSDEEIGSPLIQHPTALVAMNGPSLERFGRDVVPGGTIFYNSSLIPEGPKRADVHVVAVAASEVADRLGNPKVANMVMLGAMLAHDIGVSKEAIVAALPAAVKAHAQLIELNRKAIDAGIEAAKGAPAGA; this is encoded by the coding sequence ATGTCCATCACGCCGGCGTTTAGCTGCCCCGACACCTTCTACGACTCGTTCGAGCGGAAGGACGGGGACAAGGGCTCCACGCACTACTGCCCCGGGTGCGGCCACGGGCACGTCCACAAGTACATCGCCGAGGCCCTGCACGATTTCGGGGTGAAGGACCGGACGGTCCTGGTGAACCCCGTAGGCTGCTCGGTGTTCGCGTACTACTACTTCGACGTCGGGAACATCCAGGTTCCGCACGGGCGCTGCCCTGCGGCGGCCACGGGGGTGAAGAGGGCCCACCCCGACGCGATCGTGCTGGGCTACCAGGGGGACGGCGACCTCGCCGCGATCGGCGGCAACGAGATCATGCAGGCGGCGAACCGCGGCGAGAACATCACGATCTTCTTCGTCAACAACGCGATCTACGGAATGACCGGCGGCCAGATGGCCCCGACCACGCCGGTGGACATGCGGACCACCACCTCCCCCCTCGGCCGCCACGTGCAGAACGAGGGGTTCCCGATCAAGGTCTGCGAGCTGCTGAACGCCCTCACGGCGCCTTACTACCTCGAGCGGGTCGCGGTGGGCGACAACAAGAACAATACGAGGGCGCGAAAGGCGATTCGGAAGGCGATCGGGAACCAGATCGAGAACAAGGGATTCTCGCTGGTGGAGATCCTCTCCCCGTGCCCCACCGGCTGGAAGATGCAGCCCGTGGACGCCGCGGCGTGGACGATCGCCAGCATGACCCAGGTGTTCCCGCTCGGCGTCGTCCGCGACGGTCACGACCACGATCTCGGCCACCCGCGCTACCGGCAGGCGACGCCGCTCGAGAAGATTCCGGAGATCCTGGGCATCAAAGGCGACGGTCAGGAGCCGGCGCTCCCCGACCGAGGTCGCTCGATCGAGGAGCAGAGGATCAAGATCGCCGGGTTCGGCGGGCAGGGCGTGCTGCTGATGGGCGTCGTGGTGGCGCAGGCGGGGATGCTCTCCGGCCGGCACGTCTCCTGGATGCCGTCGTACGGGCCGGAAATGCGGGGCGGGACCGCGTACGCCAGCGTCACCGTTTCCGATGAGGAGATCGGCTCGCCGCTGATCCAGCATCCGACCGCGCTGGTGGCGATGAACGGTCCCAGCCTCGAGCGGTTCGGGCGGGACGTCGTGCCGGGCGGCACCATCTTCTACAATTCGTCGCTGATCCCGGAGGGCCCGAAGCGCGCCGACGTGCACGTCGTCGCCGTGGCCGCCAGCGAGGTCGCCGATCGCCTCGGCAACCCGAAGGTGGCCAACATGGTCATGCTCGGCGCCATGCTGGCCCACGACATCGGGGTCTCGAAGGAGGCGATCGTCGCCGCCTTGCCGGCCGCCGTGAAGGCCCACGCCCAGCTCATCGAGCTGAACCGGAAGGCGATCGACGCCGGGATCGAGGCCGCGAAAGGAGCTCCGGCCGGAGCGTAA
- a CDS encoding 3-methyl-2-oxobutanoate dehydrogenase subunit VorB has product MAYQLIKGNEAIVKGAILAGCRSFYGYPITPASEIAEAAAKYFPPAGGTFVQAESETAAINMVFGAAAAGERSMTGSSGPGLSLMQEGLSYLAGAELPCVVADIMRGGPGLGNIGPEQGDYNQMVKGGGHGNYHNVVYAPAFAQEMCDFTMKAFDVADRFRNPVIILTDGFTGQMMEPVNFPAAATAPPRHDWATRGDAETRKNLITSIFLSHEDLEAHNRKLMAKYARVVAELQEWRSYRMEDAEVALVGYGIVGRVLRTTVDLARKEGIKAGLIRPVTLFPFPTRAIDDAAGRVKRFLVVELSDGQMVMDVRLAARERRPVGFYGRQGGMVPTPTEILEVLQGTREEDHVHHAGV; this is encoded by the coding sequence ATGGCCTACCAGCTCATCAAAGGAAACGAGGCGATCGTCAAGGGGGCGATCCTCGCGGGATGCCGCTCGTTCTACGGCTACCCGATCACACCTGCCAGCGAGATCGCCGAGGCCGCCGCGAAGTACTTCCCGCCCGCGGGCGGGACCTTCGTCCAAGCGGAGTCGGAGACTGCGGCGATCAACATGGTGTTCGGCGCGGCGGCCGCCGGCGAGCGCAGCATGACCGGCTCGTCCGGCCCCGGCCTGTCGCTCATGCAGGAAGGGCTCTCCTACCTCGCGGGGGCCGAGCTGCCGTGCGTGGTCGCGGACATCATGCGGGGCGGCCCCGGCCTCGGGAACATCGGGCCGGAGCAGGGCGACTACAACCAGATGGTCAAGGGCGGCGGCCACGGAAACTACCACAACGTCGTCTACGCGCCGGCCTTCGCCCAGGAGATGTGCGACTTCACCATGAAGGCGTTCGACGTCGCGGACCGTTTCCGGAACCCCGTGATCATCCTCACCGACGGGTTCACCGGCCAGATGATGGAGCCGGTGAACTTCCCCGCCGCGGCGACCGCGCCTCCTCGTCACGACTGGGCCACCCGCGGGGACGCCGAGACGCGAAAGAACCTGATCACGTCGATCTTCCTGTCGCACGAGGACCTCGAGGCGCACAACCGGAAGCTGATGGCGAAATACGCCCGGGTCGTCGCCGAGCTGCAGGAATGGCGATCCTACCGAATGGAGGACGCCGAGGTGGCGCTCGTGGGGTACGGGATCGTCGGGCGGGTGCTCCGCACCACCGTCGATCTCGCGCGCAAGGAGGGGATCAAGGCCGGCCTCATCCGGCCGGTGACGCTCTTCCCCTTCCCGACCCGGGCGATCGACGACGCGGCCGGCAGGGTGAAGCGCTTCCTGGTCGTGGAGCTGTCGGACGGCCAGATGGTCATGGACGTTCGCCTCGCCGCCAGGGAGCGTCGCCCCGTAGGGTTCTACGGGAGGCAGGGAGGGATGGTCCCCACACCCACGGAGATCCTCGAGGTCCTTCAGGGCACCCGGGAGGAAGACCATGTCCATCACGCCGGCGTTTAG
- a CDS encoding 4Fe-4S binding protein has protein sequence MAKRSGTVTVEANKCKGCGLCVAACPTKSLRLGASLNRLGFHPAEFLEGTGCTGCGVCYYACPEPAAISVFHVVDEVA, from the coding sequence ATGGCGAAGCGCAGCGGTACCGTCACCGTCGAGGCGAACAAGTGCAAGGGGTGCGGCCTCTGCGTCGCGGCCTGCCCCACCAAGTCGCTGCGCCTCGGCGCGTCCTTGAACCGCCTGGGGTTCCACCCGGCCGAGTTCCTCGAGGGCACCGGCTGCACGGGGTGCGGGGTCTGCTACTACGCGTGCCCTGAGCCGGCGGCGATCAGCGTGTTCCACGTGGTGGACGAGGTGGCTTGA
- a CDS encoding M20/M25/M40 family metallo-hydrolase yields MRRTISTMLAAALLAQLAWAEAGDGAVREEDVAAAIRFLASPELEGRHAAERGGAVASAFVAERLEAMGFLPAGDETPAGRSFFQTVPGVAAAYDPAASSLVASGGAGPDARQEGTTGRFLVVPDRAESASADGALAFAGFGIRAPEYGHDDYAGLDVSGKIVLVLSGEPGETDPASKWNGTRPTRHAISAAKARLAQSLGAAALLVVPNPAGRARSAADLLAGRKDELNRPFLGLDGAPPPLPVAYLDPAAAAAIVAGTGLDLGAASADLEAGRQASRVLAGRKISLALAYADRRKVTLRNVVARLGAGRGLEGEVVVLGAHFDHLGAPNGTLYPGADDNASGVAGLLAAAAGLKAAPPRGAAEIVVASWTGEEEGRLGSIAFLDRPPVPRERIRAVVNLDVLGRPNLDRAAYRRTLQVLYSAAAPLLRELAVAADLGLGLDLRFYGGLRFQPVSDHYTFFEAGIPIVYPFAGYIEDYHRPGDTVDKIDAGLVTASARFVARLVRLVADHDGPVRLDPAIQAAPTPDPFDRPDF; encoded by the coding sequence ATGCGACGGACGATCTCGACGATGCTGGCCGCGGCGCTGCTCGCCCAGCTCGCCTGGGCGGAAGCGGGGGACGGCGCGGTGCGCGAAGAGGACGTCGCCGCAGCGATCCGTTTTCTCGCGTCTCCCGAGCTCGAGGGTCGACACGCCGCGGAGCGCGGAGGCGCGGTCGCCTCCGCCTTCGTGGCGGAGCGCCTCGAGGCCATGGGCTTTCTTCCCGCCGGTGACGAGACGCCGGCAGGGCGCTCCTTCTTCCAAACGGTCCCCGGGGTCGCCGCGGCGTACGATCCGGCGGCGTCGAGTCTCGTCGCGTCGGGAGGCGCGGGGCCGGACGCGCGACAGGAAGGGACCACCGGGCGATTCCTCGTCGTGCCCGATCGCGCGGAATCGGCGTCGGCGGACGGCGCCCTGGCGTTCGCGGGATTCGGGATCCGCGCACCGGAGTACGGCCACGACGACTACGCGGGGCTCGACGTCTCGGGGAAGATCGTCCTGGTGCTCTCCGGGGAGCCGGGCGAGACCGATCCCGCCTCGAAATGGAACGGGACCCGACCCACGCGACACGCGATCTCCGCGGCGAAGGCCCGCCTGGCGCAGTCGCTGGGGGCCGCGGCCCTCCTCGTGGTGCCGAATCCCGCCGGGCGGGCGCGCAGCGCGGCGGACCTCCTCGCGGGACGGAAGGACGAGCTGAATCGCCCCTTCCTCGGCCTCGATGGCGCCCCTCCTCCGCTCCCCGTCGCCTACCTCGATCCGGCGGCGGCGGCGGCGATCGTGGCGGGGACCGGCCTCGACCTCGGCGCGGCTTCGGCGGATCTCGAGGCGGGGCGCCAAGCGTCGCGCGTCCTCGCGGGGCGGAAGATCTCGCTCGCGCTCGCCTACGCCGACCGCAGGAAGGTGACGCTCCGAAACGTCGTCGCGCGGCTCGGCGCCGGAAGGGGGCTCGAGGGCGAGGTGGTGGTGCTCGGAGCTCACTTCGACCACCTCGGCGCGCCGAACGGCACGCTCTATCCCGGCGCGGACGACAACGCGTCGGGCGTCGCGGGGCTCCTCGCCGCCGCGGCGGGGCTCAAGGCGGCGCCGCCCCGAGGGGCCGCGGAGATCGTGGTCGCCTCATGGACCGGCGAGGAGGAGGGGCGCCTCGGATCCATCGCGTTCCTGGACCGGCCCCCGGTGCCGAGGGAGCGGATCCGAGCCGTCGTCAACCTCGACGTGCTCGGGCGACCGAATCTCGACCGGGCGGCCTACCGCCGAACGCTCCAGGTACTCTACAGCGCGGCGGCGCCCCTGCTCCGCGAGCTCGCCGTCGCCGCCGACCTGGGGCTCGGCCTCGATCTCCGGTTCTACGGCGGACTGCGATTCCAGCCCGTCAGCGACCACTACACCTTCTTCGAGGCCGGCATCCCCATCGTCTACCCGTTCGCCGGGTACATCGAGGACTACCACCGCCCGGGCGACACCGTGGACAAGATCGACGCGGGCCTCGTCACGGCGTCGGCGCGCTTCGTCGCGCGCCTCGTCCGCCTCGTCGCCGACCACGACGGCCCAGTTCGGCTGGATCCGGCGATCCAGGCCGCGCCGACTCCGGACCCGTTCGACCGCCCCGACTTCTGA